Proteins encoded in a region of the Flavobacterium sp. PMTSA4 genome:
- a CDS encoding spermidine synthase → MIKKLFSYLLPITIYKKNSELSRSLEVTWNNGQLVLDSKNTNYSYGSLQRILRKGLRYIGFERIRKFDSVLILGVAGGSVIKTLVDEIKFKGKITGIEIDKEIVEIANKYFELDKVQNLEIIIDDAFEFVLRTKEKYDLIIIDIFQDTTMPSFLFQDFFIQRINFLLNTNGFILFNTMVISEEDKRRNELYKSKFKDNYSLRMYPKVEIHNELFTIKKLS, encoded by the coding sequence ATGATTAAAAAACTATTCAGCTATTTATTGCCCATTACAATCTACAAAAAGAACTCTGAACTGAGCCGTTCTTTAGAAGTAACTTGGAATAACGGTCAATTGGTTTTAGATAGTAAAAATACAAATTATTCATATGGTAGTCTTCAACGCATACTTAGAAAAGGTTTAAGGTATATTGGATTTGAAAGAATAAGAAAATTTGATTCAGTATTAATACTTGGTGTTGCTGGCGGAAGTGTTATCAAAACATTGGTAGACGAAATTAAATTCAAAGGAAAAATTACTGGGATTGAAATTGATAAAGAAATCGTTGAAATTGCTAATAAATACTTTGAGTTAGATAAAGTTCAAAATCTAGAAATCATAATCGATGATGCTTTTGAGTTTGTATTGCGTACTAAAGAAAAATACGATTTGATTATTATAGATATTTTTCAAGATACAACGATGCCAAGTTTCTTATTTCAGGATTTCTTTATTCAGCGTATTAATTTTTTATTAAATACAAATGGATTTATTTTATTCAATACTATGGTGATTTCTGAAGAAGATAAAAGAAGAAATGAACTCTATAAATCGAAATTTAAAGACAATTATTCATTAAGAATGTATCCAAAAGTTGAAATTCATAATGAATTGTTTACCATAAAAAAACTATCCTAA
- a CDS encoding deoxyhypusine synthase family protein, with protein sequence MSKGPISQFIEKNYLHFNAAALVDAAKGYEEHLLDNGKMMITLAGAMSTAELGKSLAEMIRQDKVHIISCTGANLEEDIMNLVAHNSYKRVPNYRDLSPQEEWDLLENHYNRVTDTCIPEEEAFRRLQSHLFDIWNNADSKGERYFPHEFMYQMINSGVLKQYYEIDPKDSWMVAAAEKNLPIVVPGWEDSTMGNIFASYCIKGTFKPTTMKSGIEYMMWLADWYTKNCEGKGVGFFQIGGGIAGDFPICVVPMLYQDMEMHDVPFWSYFCQISDSTTSYGSYSGAVPNEKITWGKLDITTPKFIVESDATIVAPLIFAYILDL encoded by the coding sequence ATGAGCAAAGGACCAATTAGTCAATTCATAGAAAAAAATTACCTTCATTTCAATGCTGCAGCCTTAGTTGACGCAGCAAAAGGATATGAAGAACATTTGCTTGACAATGGTAAAATGATGATAACATTGGCTGGTGCAATGAGTACTGCCGAATTAGGAAAATCATTGGCAGAAATGATTCGCCAAGACAAAGTACATATCATTTCATGTACTGGTGCAAATCTTGAAGAAGATATTATGAATTTGGTGGCACATAATTCATATAAAAGAGTTCCAAACTACAGAGATTTATCACCACAAGAAGAATGGGATTTATTAGAAAACCATTATAATAGAGTTACGGATACTTGTATTCCTGAAGAAGAAGCTTTCCGTAGATTACAATCGCATTTATTTGATATTTGGAATAATGCCGATTCAAAAGGAGAACGCTATTTTCCACATGAATTCATGTATCAAATGATTAATTCTGGAGTATTAAAACAATACTACGAAATTGATCCAAAAGATTCTTGGATGGTTGCTGCCGCTGAGAAAAATTTACCAATCGTTGTTCCTGGTTGGGAAGATAGTACAATGGGAAATATTTTTGCTTCATATTGTATTAAAGGAACATTCAAACCAACAACCATGAAATCAGGTATTGAATACATGATGTGGTTAGCTGATTGGTACACTAAAAACTGTGAAGGTAAAGGAGTTGGATTTTTCCAAATTGGAGGTGGAATCGCTGGTGATTTCCCAATTTGTGTGGTTCCGATGCTTTATCAAGATATGGAAATGCATGATGTTCCATTTTGGAGCTATTTTTGCCAAATATCAGACTCTACAACAAGTTATGGTTCTTATTCTGGAGCAGTTCCGAATGAGAAAATTACTTGGGGAAAACTTGACATTACAACACCCAAATTTATTGTTGAATCGGATGCAACGATTGTTGCTCCATTAATATTTGCTTACATACTAGATTTATAA
- a CDS encoding M14 family metallopeptidase, with amino-acid sequence MNYDKLHQEYKDNSIFGRYISLKHIEPLLLKYNAKVIGKSVIDKPIYKLELGSGKTKILMWSQMHGNESTTTKALFDFLNFLHSNNSQSKVILENFTFCLLPMLNPDGAEAYTRVNANEIDLNRDSQNLSQPESKILRNTFENFQPDYCYNLHDQRTIFGVADTGKPATVSFLAPAFDEARNWNQCRQKAAKVIVSMNNELQKIIPGQIGRFDDSFNINCVGDMFQSLNVPTVLFEAGHFPNDYEREITRKFIFIALFSGIKQIYENDIVCNEIEDYLNIPQNKVNFYDFVYKNVKINYDNLEKCLNFAAQYTEVLNHEKIEFEARIAQVDNLENYFGHIEFDANGEHFFDGENKFPQNDKKADFLIGNRMKFVNGLKIC; translated from the coding sequence ATGAATTATGATAAACTCCATCAAGAATATAAAGATAACAGCATTTTTGGAAGATATATTTCATTGAAGCACATTGAACCATTGTTGTTAAAATATAATGCCAAAGTAATTGGGAAATCAGTAATAGACAAACCAATTTATAAATTAGAATTAGGAAGTGGCAAAACAAAGATTTTGATGTGGTCGCAAATGCATGGAAATGAAAGCACTACTACAAAGGCATTATTTGATTTTTTAAACTTTCTTCATTCAAATAACTCGCAAAGCAAAGTAATTCTTGAAAATTTTACGTTTTGTTTATTGCCTATGTTGAATCCCGATGGAGCAGAAGCATATACAAGAGTTAACGCCAATGAAATAGACTTGAACAGAGATTCACAAAATTTAAGTCAACCTGAAAGTAAGATTCTGCGAAATACATTTGAAAATTTCCAACCAGATTATTGCTATAATCTTCACGACCAGCGAACTATTTTTGGAGTTGCCGACACAGGAAAACCAGCAACAGTATCATTTTTAGCGCCAGCATTTGATGAAGCAAGAAATTGGAATCAATGTCGCCAAAAAGCAGCTAAAGTAATTGTTAGTATGAACAATGAATTGCAAAAAATAATACCAGGACAAATTGGTCGTTTTGACGATTCATTCAACATAAATTGTGTAGGCGATATGTTTCAGTCATTAAATGTGCCTACAGTTCTTTTTGAAGCAGGTCATTTCCCAAATGATTATGAAAGAGAAATTACCCGAAAATTTATTTTTATTGCTTTATTTTCAGGAATTAAACAAATTTACGAAAACGATATAGTTTGCAACGAAATTGAAGATTATTTGAATATTCCGCAAAATAAAGTTAATTTTTATGATTTTGTTTATAAAAATGTCAAAATAAATTATGATAATTTAGAAAAATGTTTGAATTTTGCAGCGCAGTACACAGAAGTTCTTAATCACGAGAAAATCGAGTTTGAAGCAAGAATTGCTCAAGTCGATAATTTAGAAAATTATTTTGGTCACATAGAGTTTGACGCTAATGGAGAACACTTTTTTGACGGTGAAAATAAGTTTCCACAAAATGACAAGAAAGCTGATTTTTTGATAGGAAATCGCATGAAATTTGTTAATGGATTAAAGATTTGTTAA
- a CDS encoding phosphoenolpyruvate carboxylase produces MYTLPKIERFNQNVLSKYHVYNSVFITLPFDAIDNTGVMLPLFAEVCDNGYKNNWTPEQIINFFSEKYLDNATEQDKIDLMFRFIQYIERQIVLFDAIEDAAFAVINNLEGRGSLRDIKEKTEAKNKREELISFLEEFKVRTVLTAHPTQFYPGSVLGIITDLTQAIRQNDLVQIKQLLAQLGKTPFFKKEKPSPFDEAVSLIWYLENVFYQTVGDMVQYMQKNLYGGNVIENSIISLGFWPGGDRDGNPFVTTEITLKVADRLRTSILKCYYFDIRKLRRKLTFTGVENIIVELESKLYRSVFYSEGEIFISHQELKIQLLKIKDILINNHQSLYLDYVDALIQKVNNFGFHFASLDIRQNSRIHSKVFDDIVNYLGKDSAIDFPKNYNELDEASKIDALLSVNKTITPDNFEDEITKLTLESILAIQTIQKNNGELGCNRYIISNNESALDVMEAFSLFKLCGWENPTVDIVPLFESVDDLQNAHHILEQLYTNEIYKKHLESRKNKQTVMLGFSDGTKDGGYLMANWSIFKAKETITQMSRKYGIKVIFFDGRGGPPARGGGKTHKFYASLGSTIENQEIQLTVQGQTISSNFGTLDSCRLNLENLLSAGVTNEIFNKDENNLTVTEKQTMQKLAELGYQKYIDFKNHPKFVPYLEQMSTLRFYAKTNIGSRPAKRNADEKLNFSDLRAIPFVGSWSQLKQNVPGFYGVGTALKYFEDNNRWEEVQSLYDNSLFFKTLLENSMMSLAKSFFPLTSYMKDDKDFGDFWQIIYDEFLETKRLLLKIAGHKELMENYPDGKASIEIREQIVRPLLTIQQYALSQLRKGKIENEVLKEVYEKLVVRSLFGNTNASRNSA; encoded by the coding sequence ATGTACACATTGCCAAAAATTGAACGTTTTAATCAAAATGTATTGTCTAAATATCATGTTTATAACAGTGTGTTTATTACATTACCTTTTGATGCTATTGATAACACTGGTGTGATGTTGCCTCTTTTTGCTGAAGTATGTGACAATGGATATAAAAATAATTGGACACCAGAGCAAATTATAAATTTCTTTTCAGAAAAATATTTAGATAACGCGACCGAACAAGATAAAATTGATTTAATGTTTCGTTTTATTCAATACATCGAAAGACAAATTGTTTTATTTGATGCCATAGAAGATGCTGCTTTTGCTGTAATTAATAATCTTGAAGGTCGTGGTTCATTGCGTGATATTAAAGAAAAAACAGAAGCAAAAAATAAACGTGAAGAATTAATTAGTTTTTTGGAAGAGTTTAAAGTTCGAACGGTTTTAACTGCACATCCAACACAATTTTATCCTGGTTCAGTTTTAGGAATAATTACTGATTTAACCCAAGCAATTAGACAAAATGATTTAGTTCAAATTAAACAATTATTAGCCCAATTAGGAAAAACACCTTTTTTCAAAAAAGAAAAGCCATCACCTTTTGATGAAGCTGTTAGCCTGATTTGGTATCTTGAAAATGTATTTTATCAAACAGTTGGTGACATGGTGCAATACATGCAAAAGAATTTATATGGTGGAAATGTTATTGAAAACTCAATTATAAGTCTGGGTTTTTGGCCTGGTGGAGATAGAGATGGAAATCCATTTGTAACTACTGAAATCACGCTAAAAGTTGCAGATAGATTGCGTACATCAATCTTGAAATGTTATTATTTTGATATTCGAAAACTGAGAAGAAAATTAACTTTTACTGGAGTTGAGAATATTATTGTTGAATTAGAAAGCAAACTTTATCGTTCTGTTTTTTATTCAGAAGGTGAAATTTTTATTAGTCACCAAGAGTTGAAAATTCAGTTGTTAAAAATAAAAGACATTCTTATCAATAATCATCAATCTTTGTATTTGGATTATGTAGATGCTTTGATTCAAAAAGTGAACAATTTTGGATTTCATTTTGCTTCTTTAGATATTCGTCAGAACAGTAGAATTCATAGTAAAGTGTTTGATGATATTGTTAATTATTTGGGAAAAGATAGTGCAATTGATTTTCCAAAAAATTACAATGAGCTTGATGAAGCATCAAAAATTGATGCATTACTTTCAGTAAACAAAACAATTACTCCAGATAATTTTGAAGATGAAATAACCAAGTTAACCCTTGAATCTATTTTAGCAATACAAACAATTCAAAAAAACAATGGAGAATTAGGATGTAACCGCTATATAATTAGCAATAATGAAAGTGCTTTGGATGTAATGGAGGCATTTTCATTATTCAAACTTTGCGGTTGGGAAAACCCAACAGTGGATATTGTTCCTTTGTTTGAATCAGTTGATGATTTACAAAATGCACATCATATTTTGGAACAATTGTATACTAATGAGATTTATAAAAAGCATTTAGAGTCAAGAAAAAACAAGCAAACCGTAATGTTAGGTTTTTCAGATGGAACAAAAGATGGTGGTTATTTGATGGCTAATTGGAGTATTTTTAAAGCCAAAGAAACCATTACTCAAATGTCTAGAAAGTATGGTATAAAAGTTATTTTCTTTGATGGTCGTGGCGGTCCGCCAGCTCGCGGCGGAGGGAAAACACATAAATTTTATGCTTCGCTAGGTTCAACGATTGAAAATCAAGAAATACAATTAACGGTTCAAGGACAAACTATTAGTTCAAATTTTGGAACTTTAGATTCGTGTCGATTGAATTTAGAGAATCTTTTAAGCGCTGGAGTTACTAATGAGATTTTTAATAAGGATGAAAATAACCTGACAGTAACTGAAAAGCAAACTATGCAAAAGTTGGCTGAATTGGGTTATCAAAAATATATTGATTTTAAAAATCATCCAAAGTTTGTTCCTTATTTGGAGCAAATGAGTACACTACGTTTTTATGCAAAGACTAATATTGGAAGTCGTCCGGCAAAGCGTAATGCTGATGAAAAATTAAATTTCTCTGATTTGCGTGCTATTCCTTTTGTTGGTTCATGGAGTCAGTTGAAACAAAACGTTCCTGGATTTTATGGCGTTGGAACGGCATTAAAATATTTTGAAGACAACAATCGTTGGGAAGAAGTTCAATCGCTGTATGACAATTCATTGTTCTTTAAAACTTTGTTGGAAAACAGTATGATGTCGTTGGCAAAATCATTTTTTCCATTGACTTCTTATATGAAAGATGACAAAGATTTTGGTGATTTTTGGCAAATCATCTATGATGAATTTTTAGAAACCAAACGATTGTTATTAAAAATTGCTGGACACAAGGAATTGATGGAAAATTATCCTGATGGAAAAGCTTCGATTGAAATAAGAGAGCAAATTGTTCGTCCATTATTAACAATTCAACAGTATGCTTTGTCTCAACTTAGAAAAGGAAAAATTGAAAACGAAGTGCTAAAAGAAGTTTATGAAAAATTAGTTGTTCGTTCTTTGTTCGGAAATACTAATGCCAGTAGAAATTCTGCTTAA
- a CDS encoding peptide-N-glycosidase F-related protein yields the protein MKTKLLLLFLISSFFTTSKAQTYINVYDNVLFYDGYAGLVSAPTPPDVFRLRNDLFTTKLTQEQLAQIGNILQLDVTISAACDNYDRIGNVNLVLVPKGNLTYDTNTALKIEIGRFITPFMNKNISPTSVPYSFTVSNIAKILKDTTINLNYDFWVELEVFGVPYAAQTQVVGCSGRNDVFYGTLNFITNTNSFSPENTFLLPLNFKKDLNNYQTNATDVIGQTIRTINYILPQDINNASYYLITSNHGANAGGEEYNRRWHYIYHDNNSILTYKPGESTCEPYRIYNTQGNGIYGSTPRTPAQWQSFSNWCPGAKIPIRTIGMNNLTAGSHSFKIEVPEAVFVDGQGYIPVSLYIQGESAALNINDIESYSYDIYPNPSSDFINIKGTDVINSYQLIDSQGRILVSSVYNDKDLKLDLTNYSKGIYFLKMNFDKGTNTERIIKQ from the coding sequence ATGAAAACAAAACTACTATTACTTTTTTTAATTTCCTCCTTTTTTACAACTTCTAAAGCTCAAACATACATTAATGTCTACGACAATGTTTTATTTTATGATGGTTATGCTGGCTTAGTAAGTGCACCAACTCCACCTGATGTTTTTAGATTAAGAAATGATTTATTTACAACTAAATTGACTCAAGAACAATTAGCACAAATTGGCAATATACTTCAATTAGATGTAACCATTTCTGCTGCGTGTGACAATTATGATAGAATTGGAAATGTAAATCTAGTATTAGTGCCAAAGGGAAATTTAACTTATGACACTAACACTGCTCTTAAAATAGAAATAGGAAGATTTATAACTCCATTTATGAATAAAAACATTTCTCCCACTTCTGTTCCATATTCTTTTACAGTAAGTAATATTGCTAAGATACTTAAAGATACTACAATTAATCTAAATTATGATTTTTGGGTAGAACTAGAAGTTTTTGGAGTTCCATATGCAGCCCAAACTCAAGTTGTTGGATGTAGCGGAAGAAATGATGTTTTTTATGGAACATTAAATTTTATAACTAACACAAACTCTTTTAGCCCTGAAAACACATTTTTGCTCCCGCTAAATTTCAAAAAGGATTTAAACAATTATCAAACAAATGCTACTGATGTTATAGGACAAACAATTAGAACTATTAATTACATATTACCTCAAGACATTAATAATGCAAGTTATTATTTAATAACTTCCAATCATGGTGCAAATGCTGGAGGTGAAGAATATAACCGAAGATGGCATTATATTTATCACGATAATAATTCAATTTTAACTTACAAACCAGGCGAATCAACTTGTGAACCTTATAGAATATACAATACTCAAGGAAATGGAATTTATGGATCAACTCCTAGAACTCCTGCTCAATGGCAATCATTTAGTAATTGGTGTCCTGGAGCAAAAATCCCAATTAGAACTATAGGGATGAATAATTTAACTGCTGGAAGTCATTCTTTCAAAATTGAGGTTCCTGAAGCTGTTTTTGTTGATGGTCAGGGATACATTCCTGTCTCTCTTTACATACAAGGTGAAAGTGCAGCACTTAACATCAATGATATAGAGTCGTACAGCTATGATATCTATCCTAATCCTAGTTCTGATTTCATCAATATAAAAGGTACTGACGTAATCAATTCTTATCAATTAATAGATTCACAAGGAAGAATATTAGTCTCTAGCGTCTATAATGATAAAGACTTAAAATTAGATTTAACCAATTATTCAAAAGGCATTTATTTTTTAAAAATGAATTTTGATAAAGGAACTAACACCGAAAGAATTATCAAACAATAA
- a CDS encoding DNA primase, translating into MRRIIVDYAKLTGDILNLLVEKFPEGYDDSDIIRFRNAQNELIEAVEVRTEDTIYLVKVSTKLASRMEKFEEDDDLDAVIEPIAPVKGIDLDDDDLSGDDEDDDVDLLKDKGGSDDDDEIDEDDFSDSDNFEEDDDEDE; encoded by the coding sequence ATGAGAAGAATTATCGTTGACTATGCAAAACTTACTGGTGATATTTTAAATTTACTAGTAGAAAAATTTCCGGAAGGATATGACGATTCGGATATAATTCGTTTTAGAAATGCTCAAAACGAATTAATTGAAGCTGTAGAAGTGAGAACTGAAGACACTATTTATTTAGTGAAAGTAAGCACAAAACTTGCCAGCAGAATGGAAAAATTTGAAGAAGATGACGATTTAGATGCAGTAATTGAACCAATTGCTCCAGTAAAAGGAATCGACCTTGATGATGATGACTTATCAGGTGATGACGAAGATGACGATGTTGATTTACTAAAAGACAAAGGTGGTTCTGATGATGACGATGAAATTGATGAAGACGACTTTTCTGATTCAGACAACTTCGAAGAAGATGATGACGAAGATGAATAA
- a CDS encoding DinB family protein has protein sequence MKPKDLNPTEYATYFGNYISQVSDEYTLIEELEISVHRLIKFVREIPMDKFDYRYAEGKWTIKDILQHIIDSERIFAYRAIRIARNDKTELPGFEEDDYAKEANGSSRSIQSLLTELAIVREATLSLFKSFSEEELKRTGTASENPVSVRAIGFIIIGHQNHHLRVFQERYL, from the coding sequence ATGAAACCAAAAGATTTAAATCCTACCGAATACGCTACTTATTTTGGTAATTATATTAGTCAAGTTTCTGATGAATATACATTAATAGAAGAACTTGAAATTTCGGTTCATCGATTAATAAAATTTGTTCGAGAAATTCCAATGGATAAATTTGATTATCGCTATGCAGAAGGAAAATGGACAATAAAAGATATACTGCAACACATCATTGATTCTGAAAGAATTTTTGCTTATCGTGCTATACGTATTGCTAGAAATGATAAAACAGAATTGCCTGGTTTTGAAGAAGATGATTATGCAAAAGAAGCAAATGGATCGAGTAGAAGTATTCAATCATTACTTACTGAATTAGCAATAGTTCGTGAAGCTACATTATCACTTTTTAAATCATTTTCGGAGGAAGAGTTAAAACGAACCGGAACGGCATCTGAAAATCCAGTTTCAGTTAGAGCAATTGGTTTTATTATTATTGGTCATCAAAATCATCATCTAAGGGTTTTTCAAGAACGTTATCTTTAA
- a CDS encoding 1-acyl-sn-glycerol-3-phosphate acyltransferase — protein MRRQLYKFIFFKLLGWKINGTIDEELKKCVIIVIPHTCNFDFFIGLFTRGIMNMEMNFVGKKELFVFPFGYYFRSIGGAALDRSGGKNLVDAIVDIFNSRKVFRLAIAPEGTRKKVSELRTGFYYIALKAGVPIVPVAFDYEKKEVKIGNPFNPTGNYDEDFKLISNFYKGVKGRFPERQINF, from the coding sequence ATGCGAAGACAACTATATAAATTTATCTTTTTCAAACTTTTAGGCTGGAAAATCAATGGAACCATTGATGAAGAGTTAAAAAAATGTGTCATAATAGTGATTCCCCATACCTGTAATTTTGATTTTTTTATTGGATTATTCACTAGAGGAATTATGAATATGGAAATGAATTTTGTGGGCAAAAAAGAATTATTTGTTTTTCCGTTTGGATATTATTTTAGAAGTATTGGTGGCGCAGCTTTAGATAGAAGTGGTGGAAAAAATTTAGTTGATGCTATTGTTGATATTTTTAATTCAAGAAAAGTATTTCGTTTGGCTATTGCTCCAGAAGGAACTCGAAAAAAAGTTTCTGAACTTAGAACAGGATTTTATTATATTGCTCTAAAAGCTGGTGTTCCAATTGTTCCGGTTGCATTTGATTATGAAAAAAAAGAAGTTAAAATAGGTAATCCTTTTAATCCAACTGGTAATTATGATGAAGATTTTAAACTCATTTCTAACTTTTATAAAGGTGTAAAAGGAAGATTTCCTGAAAGACAAATAAATTTTTAA
- the kdsB gene encoding 3-deoxy-manno-octulosonate cytidylyltransferase, producing MKVIAVIPARYASTRFPAKLMQDLCGKTVIQRTYEAAINTNLFSDVFVVTDSVLIYDEIINNGGKAIMSIKEHESGSDRIAEAVENLNVDIVVNVQGDEPFINAEPLAKVIDVFFNDFEQKVDLASLMFEITDEEEINNPNNVKVVTDQNGFALYFSRSVIPYPREKNVGVRYMKHIGIYAFRKQALLDFYHLPMKSLEASEKLEQLRYLEFGKRIKMVGTNQGSIGIDTPEDLEKARQLLG from the coding sequence ATGAAAGTTATAGCCGTAATTCCTGCACGATACGCTTCTACACGATTTCCTGCTAAATTGATGCAAGATTTGTGTGGAAAAACAGTTATTCAAAGAACTTATGAAGCTGCCATAAATACTAATTTATTTAGCGATGTTTTTGTAGTAACTGATAGTGTATTGATATATGATGAAATCATCAATAACGGAGGCAAAGCTATTATGAGTATCAAAGAACATGAAAGTGGAAGTGATAGAATTGCAGAAGCTGTCGAGAATTTGAATGTTGATATAGTAGTGAATGTTCAAGGTGATGAACCTTTTATAAATGCTGAACCGTTAGCTAAAGTAATAGATGTTTTTTTCAATGATTTTGAGCAAAAAGTTGATTTAGCTTCACTGATGTTTGAAATTACTGATGAAGAAGAAATCAATAATCCTAATAATGTAAAAGTTGTAACTGACCAAAATGGTTTTGCTTTGTATTTTTCACGTTCAGTGATTCCTTATCCTAGAGAGAAAAATGTTGGGGTTCGTTATATGAAACACATCGGAATTTATGCATTTAGAAAACAAGCTTTATTAGATTTCTATCATTTACCAATGAAATCATTAGAAGCATCTGAAAAGTTAGAACAATTACGTTATCTTGAATTTGGAAAACGTATTAAAATGGTAGGAACGAATCAGGGCAGCATTGGAATAGATACTCCTGAAGATTTAGAAAAAGCACGCCAGCTTTTAGGATAG
- a CDS encoding Lrp/AsnC family transcriptional regulator, with the protein MSKFKLDEVDLQILDMLIDNTRIPFTDIAKRLLISAGTVHVRVKKMEDQGIIMGSSLTLDYEKLGYSFIAYVGVFLNNTSQTKFVLERINEIPYVTVAHVTTGKFNIFCKIRAKDTKHAKDVIFMIDDIEGVYRTETMISLEESINDKKRLMHTIFQELD; encoded by the coding sequence ATGAGTAAGTTTAAATTAGATGAAGTTGATCTACAAATATTAGATATGTTAATTGACAACACCAGAATTCCTTTTACTGATATTGCAAAAAGATTATTGATTTCTGCTGGAACCGTTCATGTTAGAGTTAAAAAGATGGAAGACCAAGGTATTATTATGGGTTCGTCTTTAACTTTAGATTATGAAAAATTAGGATATTCATTCATTGCTTATGTTGGTGTGTTTTTAAACAATACTTCACAAACTAAATTTGTTTTAGAAAGAATAAATGAAATTCCATATGTAACAGTTGCTCACGTAACTACAGGTAAATTTAATATTTTCTGTAAAATAAGAGCAAAAGATACTAAACATGCAAAGGATGTAATTTTTATGATTGATGATATTGAAGGTGTTTACAGAACTGAAACTATGATTTCACTTGAAGAAAGTATCAATGATAAAAAGCGTTTAATGCATACTATATTTCAAGAGTTAGACTAA